Genomic segment of Leuconostoc mesenteroides subsp. mesenteroides:
TAATTTTGTTCATCCAAGTATAAAATTGCTCGGAAAACCATGAACGAATTTTTGCCTCACCATTACGATTGGCTCTACGGGTTCCAACAGCATCATATTCACCGTTTTGAACCTCTCTCAGCATCTCTGGCAAGAGTTCAGGTGGATCTTGCAAATCGACATCCATAACAGCTACATAATCACCATCCGCTTGCTGTAGACCAGCATAAAGGCCTGCTTCTTTTCCAAAGTTTCGAGAAAAACTAATATAATGCACATTGTCATTATTTTTAGACAAGTCTCGTAAAATAGATAGCGTATTATCTGTCGAGCCATCATCAATGAAATGATAATGTACATCAGCAGTCAGATTAGGTTTGAGCTTCTCAATAGTATTATAGAAAATGTTGATAGTTGCCTCTTCATTATGAACAGGAACAACTAATGATAATATATGATTCTTTAAGTGTGGTTGGACTGTACTTTCCATTATAATTCCCCTCATACTTTATGTACGCCCTGACGGGCTTGAGCTACTTTATTTGATCGTGAGCAAAATTAAAATTTTGATCAATGTCAAACTCTTGACGTACAGTATTAAATGCGTCGTTGAAGACCTGATCCATATCAAAATAACGATACTTTCCTAAGCGTCCACCAAAAATAATTTCTGGATGGCTCTTACGAGCTTCTGTGGCGTATGCTTTGTATATTTGTGTATTCTTGTCATTATTGACAGGATAATAGGCTTCTTTTGTTCGATCCCATTCTTGTGGATATTCCTTTGTGATGATTGTTTTACCTTCATCAGCAAGGCCATCTAAGTGTTTCCACTCCATTACACGTGTATAGGGTGTTTCAGAATCTGTGTAATTAATCACAGCATTACCTTGATAGTTGTCCGAATCAATAACTTCATGCTCAAAGCGTAATGAACGGTATTCTAATTCACCGAACTTATAATCGAAGAATTGGTCAATCATACCTGTGTACAAAACACGCGGAAATTCTGACAGCAATGTTTCCTTGTAATCAAAGAAATCAGTATCTGTCAAAACATCAACTAATCCATCGGACTCTGCGACCATATTTTCAAAAATTTGAGTGTAACCACCTACAGGAATACCTTGGTAACGATGATTGAAATAATTGTTATCATAAATAAATCTAACTGGCAATCGCTTAATAATAAAAGCTGGTAATTCAGTAGCTTTCCGACCCCACTGTTTTTCCGTATAACCTTTAATAAGTTTGTTATAGATATCTGTTCCAATTAGTGAAATTGCTTGTTCTTCTAAGTTACGTGGTTGGCGATCTCCAAGATCTTTCAATGCAATTTGCTTTTGCTCTTCAATCTTTGCATGTGCTTCATCCGGTGTTTTAGTCCCCCACATCTGATAGAAAGTATTCATATTAAATGGCAAGTTGTAAAGTGTTCCCTTATAGTTAGCAACTACTTGGTTTTGATAACCATTAAATTCCGCAAATTTACGAATATAATCCCATACCTCTTTATTATCCGTATGGAATATGTGGGCACCAAAGTCATGAACAGTAATACCATGTTCTGTGTGCGTATGCGTGTTCCCACCAATATAGGGACGTTTTTCAACTACAAGCGAACGCTTACCACGCTTAGCAGCCTCGTGTGCAAAAATCATACCGAATGGTCCTGCACCAACGATTAAATAGTCATAATTTTTTGTGTTAAATTGATTTGTCATTAGAAATGTACCTTTTTATTTGTATTTGGGAAAAACTTTCTTTTAAGAAAATTATACCCTTTATCTAACCAGTTTGTGCGCTCTAATTCTATTACTGGGCACTCTGCTACAGTGAGATTTTTCGTGTTAACCCAGGTATCCATTAATCGTTCACTTAGGAACCCATATACACGTTTCTCCTGACCTTCAAGCTTCTCTACATCTACCTTTGCTTCCACTTTACCAAGCACTTCAAAAATGAAATCTGTGTACTCATTGAAATACCTACGTGGCATGATAAACATGTTAAAAAGATGTGCCGATGTCGACTGTTCCATTTTTTCAAAAGCAGGTAAGTACTCTGGATAGTCCGTAGCAATAATTTCTTTCATTATATTATAAGGTTCGGCTGTGTGTGCGTGTAAGTAATGATCCCGTTGATTTTCAATATAGTAATTTCGTTTTTGAGGCAAAATGATGTCAGCCTCTTTCAGTAACTCCTGAGTTTGTGAATCAGTTAGAATTGCCGATAAATTGTGACCCTTTTTTTTACCCAAATAACGACGATAATGCAGTAACCCCACGACCGGTGTGTCTGTGTTGTGGCGAATCCAATAAATTGCGGTTAGTTCATTAAAGTTAGGATTTTTAGTTGAAATATTTTGTCCAACAGCATCAGATTGATACCCCTCCGGTATATGATCATGTTGTGCTGCCCCTACAAATATTGGTTGGTAGCCACTATCTTCTGGCATGATATAAGGTTTGTGTGTTGCAATGTATAAAGTCACAGTGCTAACTCCTTTTCTTGATTAATTAGCATTTGCCGATAAAAGAAAAACATCAACAGATATGGCCATAAGAAAATCTGAATAACAAACAACGACGATACAGCGACTAAAATAATCATAATCATAAAGCTAATTTGAGTGCCTAAATGCCATTGCCAATTTTCTGGTTGGCGTAGTTTAAGCTCGCGCTGTACCACCAACGAACGTATGATTAAACGAGCTAGCATCCACAATGCTGGTATCATGATAACTAAACCATATGTTGCAAACCAACCAATTCCATCACTGAGTACAGGATAACCGATATGCTTGTACACCTGCTGAAACTCCGGATTATAAGTCGTAGACTTTGGTACATAATCCATAATGAAATACCCAGTGAAACCATAGCCAACACCAAAGAGCGGGTGTGACAAGAATGTTAGCACTAATGCAATTGTGCCACCCAAACGATTAGAAGTCCCTTGTTTATTGAATAAGAAATTATAAAAAATATCATGTATTGGCTGCACAAAGAAATATCCTAACACAATACCAATAATAGCCATTATACCAAAAATAATTAAAATAATTTTATCATCACGCTTACTCCATAAAAACCAGAGTATCGCAGCTACTACCAGTGTGATCAACCCTGTTGTTGTTCGGGCAAGTACCAGAAACATTAAAATCGAACCAATAAAAGCCCAGCTAAACCATTTTTCTAGAGCAACATGCTTTTTAAAATGCCAAAAATTTTGTTTTGTTATTGCGATACCTAAAATAATTGGTAAATAAACGACACCTAATAGGTTGGCTAAAAAAGCCGCTTCAGGTTCAAAACCATTCAATCGATAATTGTTAACTGCGTAACTACCTGCTGCATAGAAATCGCGTCCCATCCAATGTCTTTCAAATAAACGAGCAATGGCATTGACGTACGGACGTATAGAAAAGTTATTCAGTGTCACCAACAATTGTGGGACCAAAACGATTCCCATGTATATCAGTAAACTAATCAGTCCACTTTTAATAAATAGCCGTTCCTCTTTATAATTAGTGACTGTCAGGGTGATTAATGCCCAAGACATATAGACAGTAACAATCCACCCCGCCAAAAAAATCATAGAACGAATAATACCAGTTGTTTGAATTGAGTCACCAGAATGTCGATAACTTAAAAACATTGCGATAAACTGCATAACCAAAAAAAATCCCGCTAGCAAAAAAGATTGCGCGCTAGGAATAATTTTTGCAATACGAGATGGAAAGCGATACATTTGCAGTAATATTAAAAGTGCAAATACTGGAAAAGCAATCATCATTGTTGTTTCAGCAAAACTATATGAAAATGTTTTAGAAAAAAATGTGATTGGTAGTAAAAAAGCTGCCACAGCGGTGCCTCACTTTGTTGTCTTAGTCATCATTCGCTTATAATTTTGAAAAATACCAGTAAGCATTACAATAAATGCGCCTAAGGTAATACCAAAGGCAAACCCAAATACGGCTAACTTTTTAGGGCTATAAACTGTGCCTGAGAGGACATCAGCTTTTTTAGCAGATGATAACAATAATGGCTTAGCCATATCAGGATATAATTTGCTTCCCTCGATTGAAAATGCTTTAGCATAAGCGTTTGCAATTGCAACCGACTTTTTGGCAGTTGCAGCAGAAGCACTAAACCGCATCATCAACGTTTGGTCTGGTTGTGAAACTGTAATCGCATTTACAATTTCTTTTTTTGTGACAGACACTGTGGATAGTTTTCTTGCTTGATCAACGACCGATGGATCACTAGCAATTTTTTTATATGTGTTAATTAACATTTGATCGGCTTGCACTCGAGAATTTGGATCCTTAACTCCCGTATTGTCTTTTGCAACAATAACATATCGTTCAGCCGTGTATGCTGTCAGCACAGAATGCTTTGCATATGTATAGAGAGATGCTCCCACAACAATTCCTAAAATAAGAATCCACCAACTGTTTTTCAACAGTCGTTTAACTAAATCTATCAACGAAAAACTCATTTTTTCTCTCCTAAAAATTAAAATGCACCGTCGCGCTTAAATATCGCAATTACTGTTTTGAACAAAATATAAAAATCAAATCGCAAATTAGCACGATCAACATAGTCTAATTCCATTTGTGCTCGTTCTGGATACTCAATGTTACTGCGACCACTAGCCTGCCACAAGCCAAATACACCAGGTTTTACTGATAAAAACTTATCAATATCTTCACCATATTCGACTAACTCATCTTCTACAACTGGTCTTGGCCCGATAATACTCATCGTTCCAGTCAATGTATTCCAAAACTGTGGTAATTCATCTAGAGATGTTTTACGCAAGAATGCACCAAATTTAGTGATTCGTGGGTCCTCCGCTGTAGGTAGCTTATAACCACTAGCCACAAACTTAGCATACAGATCAGCATCTTGTTTTAATATTTTGTCAGCATCGTCAACCATGGATTGGAATTTATATATTTTAAAACGTTTTCCATATTGACCAACTCGCTCTTGTGAATAAATAATTTTACTTGTTTTCTTATCTTTAATAATAATTAAGGCAATAATAGCAAACAGTGGTGACAATAGAAACATCGCCGCCAAAGATACGCTAATATCTAAACCCCGTTTTGCGGTTAAATAACCTAGTTTGCGTTTCAATTTTCCACCTCATTCGTGCACGTATGTGCATGATATAACTTCACCATTATACCAGAAAAAAGCGTTATTTCGCTATTTTATTTAGTACAGGTATTTTTTTAAGAATTGGTGCTCTTAAAATAATCAGGATTAAGACGTACATAAAGACACCTAGTACCAATTCTATTGCTGTACTTTTGATGTTGATTTCTAGATATTGACTAATCGTCGTAACCGAAACATACATACCCAATCCTGCAATGATATAACGCCACATTCCAGAAAAATGATGCCAAATATTCATGTCGTTACGTGTCACGTATAGCTGATAACCAATCACCAAGAACTCTGATATGGTCGTAGCCACCGCAGCGCCGTTCACTCCTGCGACATAAATTAACCAAAAATTAAGTAGCACATTGGCTAATGCACCAAAAGTGACCGATAGTGTAAATTCATTTAAACGTTTAGTTGGCACCAGATACTGCGTGCCGATAACCGTACTCCAGCCAATGAAAATAATGATTGGGGATAGAAGAACAATAACTTGACCAACTACTTTAAATTGCTCTCCTAGAAACCAAATGATGGCTGTAGGCGCAATGGCAGACATTCCAAAAGCCATAGGAACTGATAGTGCTGATACAAAATCCATCGATTGTGTAATATTCTGCTTCATTTTGTCAAATTGCCCTTTAGCAAACTGGGCAGACATTCGAGGTAGCATGACAGTTCCAACAGATGTAACCAGTGCCAGCGAGACTTTTATAATTCGATCAGCATTATCATAGAATCCGGCCGAATCTGTTGAATTAGTAAAGAACGGCAACATTGTTTTATTCAACTGTAAATAGACTTGCGTCGCAATAGTTGGTAAAAACATCATAAAGATTGGTTTCACGTGTTCTTTTAAGTTAAGTTGTTGCCAGTTTGGTAGTGAGATTTTTTTAAATAAATAAAACCACATTGATAAATTACCAAAAACTTGTGACAGCCCGAGTAACAAAATATAGTTGCCAATATCATTTGGTGTTTTCACTAAAACAAATATCAACACTGTCATTGCAATTTTAACGAGAGCATTTCTTAGGACCGTTTTCTTAAAATCCTCCATACCCATAAAGTACCAAGAAATATCAAGAATACCAGAAATAATGACCCACGTTTGAAGAATTAAATAAATTTGATTATCTTCAATACTGCTATTTAATTGCACACCATATTTCAAAAATAAAAAGTATAGTGCTAAGGAAAAAATCCCCGCAATTGTATGAATAATTTGGATTTCCCAAAATTTTTGCTGTCTTGCTTGCGCATTTTCTTTTACATAAGCAATTTCTCGGCTACCATATGTCACTATGCCAAGGCTTGCAATCAACAAGAAATAGGTTACAAATGAATTAGTCCAGCTTGCAATACCGACACCGTTTCGACCAAGAACTCGCGCTAAGTATGGCATAGTTATTAATGGTGCAATAATATTGAGTAACTGATATGCCGCAGTATATAAATAGTTTTTTGCAACTTGCATGTTGTTAAGTTGTCCTTAATTTAGTCATATGACCAATATACAGTTGGCTTAATAGTAGCCCCTTCATAGCATTATACCAAATTATGCGCTTTATGTTTATTTCATTTCCTGTACGACTAAATTTGAATTTTTATTATCTGAATTATCGAATACGATATTATCACTACTATCGTTACTGTATTTAGCAAATGTAGCTACTTGGCCAGTTTTTGGCCAGAATATTTCAATACTATATTGATCAACATAAAAATCAACTTTTTCTGACCAATCCCCCCACAAATTGATACTATAGTCCTTAGTATAAGAATCGTCTTTAACATAATCACTTTGTCGATGCACAGTCAATTTTTGGTCGAAATTATTAAAGTGAAAGGAAACATTGCTATCTCCATTTC
This window contains:
- a CDS encoding sugar transferase, producing the protein MKRKLGYLTAKRGLDISVSLAAMFLLSPLFAIIALIIIKDKKTSKIIYSQERVGQYGKRFKIYKFQSMVDDADKILKQDADLYAKFVASGYKLPTAEDPRITKFGAFLRKTSLDELPQFWNTLTGTMSIIGPRPVVEDELVEYGEDIDKFLSVKPGVFGLWQASGRSNIEYPERAQMELDYVDRANLRFDFYILFKTVIAIFKRDGAF
- a CDS encoding capsular biosynthesis protein, whose product is MSFSLIDLVKRLLKNSWWILILGIVVGASLYTYAKHSVLTAYTAERYVIVAKDNTGVKDPNSRVQADQMLINTYKKIASDPSVVDQARKLSTVSVTKKEIVNAITVSQPDQTLMMRFSASAATAKKSVAIANAYAKAFSIEGSKLYPDMAKPLLLSSAKKADVLSGTVYSPKKLAVFGFAFGITLGAFIVMLTGIFQNYKRMMTKTTK
- a CDS encoding DUF4422 domain-containing protein; amino-acid sequence: MTLYIATHKPYIMPEDSGYQPIFVGAAQHDHIPEGYQSDAVGQNISTKNPNFNELTAIYWIRHNTDTPVVGLLHYRRYLGKKKGHNLSAILTDSQTQELLKEADIILPQKRNYYIENQRDHYLHAHTAEPYNIMKEIIATDYPEYLPAFEKMEQSTSAHLFNMFIMPRRYFNEYTDFIFEVLGKVEAKVDVEKLEGQEKRVYGFLSERLMDTWVNTKNLTVAECPVIELERTNWLDKGYNFLKRKFFPNTNKKVHF
- a CDS encoding oligosaccharide flippase family protein, which codes for MQVAKNYLYTAAYQLLNIIAPLITMPYLARVLGRNGVGIASWTNSFVTYFLLIASLGIVTYGSREIAYVKENAQARQQKFWEIQIIHTIAGIFSLALYFLFLKYGVQLNSSIEDNQIYLILQTWVIISGILDISWYFMGMEDFKKTVLRNALVKIAMTVLIFVLVKTPNDIGNYILLLGLSQVFGNLSMWFYLFKKISLPNWQQLNLKEHVKPIFMMFLPTIATQVYLQLNKTMLPFFTNSTDSAGFYDNADRIIKVSLALVTSVGTVMLPRMSAQFAKGQFDKMKQNITQSMDFVSALSVPMAFGMSAIAPTAIIWFLGEQFKVVGQVIVLLSPIIIFIGWSTVIGTQYLVPTKRLNEFTLSVTFGALANVLLNFWLIYVAGVNGAAVATTISEFLVIGYQLYVTRNDMNIWHHFSGMWRYIIAGLGMYVSVTTISQYLEINIKSTAIELVLGVFMYVLILIILRAPILKKIPVLNKIAK
- the glf gene encoding UDP-galactopyranose mutase, with protein sequence MTNQFNTKNYDYLIVGAGPFGMIFAHEAAKRGKRSLVVEKRPYIGGNTHTHTEHGITVHDFGAHIFHTDNKEVWDYIRKFAEFNGYQNQVVANYKGTLYNLPFNMNTFYQMWGTKTPDEAHAKIEEQKQIALKDLGDRQPRNLEEQAISLIGTDIYNKLIKGYTEKQWGRKATELPAFIIKRLPVRFIYDNNYFNHRYQGIPVGGYTQIFENMVAESDGLVDVLTDTDFFDYKETLLSEFPRVLYTGMIDQFFDYKFGELEYRSLRFEHEVIDSDNYQGNAVINYTDSETPYTRVMEWKHLDGLADEGKTIITKEYPQEWDRTKEAYYPVNNDKNTQIYKAYATEARKSHPEIIFGGRLGKYRYFDMDQVFNDAFNTVRQEFDIDQNFNFAHDQIK